In Arsenicicoccus sp. oral taxon 190, the following are encoded in one genomic region:
- a CDS encoding darcynin family protein, with translation MSSLHLVAVVQLTALPVWLALSRAQRRDVIAAQVQPALSAHADCSVRWLDAEAMTATCSDVVLVETDDLRSWHHLWEALRDSALFAVPYFRLESLVVGAEDAYEDHERTLEDAGHDQGRPA, from the coding sequence ATGTCGTCCCTCCACCTCGTGGCCGTGGTGCAGCTCACCGCCCTGCCGGTCTGGCTCGCGTTGTCCCGCGCGCAGCGTCGCGACGTGATCGCCGCCCAGGTCCAGCCCGCCCTGTCTGCCCACGCGGACTGCTCGGTGCGGTGGCTGGACGCGGAAGCCATGACGGCCACCTGCAGCGACGTCGTCCTGGTCGAGACCGACGACCTGCGCAGCTGGCACCACCTGTGGGAGGCCCTCCGGGACAGCGCTCTCTTCGCGGTGCCCTACTTCCGGCTCGAGTCGCTCGTCGTCGGGGCCGAGGACGCCTACGAGGACCACGAGCGGACGCTGGAGGACGCTGGGCACGACCAAGGACGGCCGGCATGA
- the ctaD gene encoding aa3-type cytochrome oxidase subunit I — MATATAPQREAQAPGRPHRKKTLGRQIADVLTTTDHKKIGNLYFVTTIAFFMLGGLMALLIRLELFEPGLQIVDNPEQFNQLFTMHGTIMLLLFATPLFAGFANALVPLQIGAPDVAFPRLNALAYWMYLFGGLVAAFGFLTPNGAASFGWFAYAPLSDATYSPGLGGDLWVFGLALGGFGTILGAVNFITTILCMRAPGMTMFRMPVFTWTVLVTSMLVIMVFPVLAAALFALGADRKFGAHIFDPANGGPVLWQHLFWFFGHPEVYIIALPFFGIISEVIPVFSRKPIFGYKTLIFATVAIAALSMSVWAHHMYVTGQVLLPFFSVMTMLIAVPTGVKFFNWIGTMWGGSLSFDTPMIWAIGFIVTFCFGGLTGVILASPAMDFHLSDSYFVVAHFHYTVFGTVVFSMFAGLYFWWPKITGKMLDERLGKIHFWLLFVGFHGTFLIQHWLGVEGMPRRYADYLPEDGFQLYNQISTVFAVILSLSMLPFLYNVWITERKAPKVLVDDPWGYGGSLEWATSCPPPRHNFDSIPRIRSERPAWDLHHPDSEGTHPTADPATLDRLGSRHRAEGATSTTSQREDGR; from the coding sequence ATGGCTACCGCAACCGCACCGCAGCGTGAGGCGCAGGCCCCCGGCCGCCCGCACCGCAAGAAGACCCTGGGGCGGCAGATCGCCGACGTCCTGACCACGACCGATCACAAGAAGATCGGCAACCTCTACTTCGTCACCACCATCGCGTTCTTCATGCTCGGTGGCCTGATGGCGCTGCTGATCCGCCTGGAGCTCTTCGAGCCCGGCCTGCAGATCGTGGACAACCCCGAGCAGTTCAACCAGCTCTTCACCATGCACGGCACGATCATGCTGCTGCTCTTCGCGACGCCGCTGTTCGCCGGCTTCGCCAACGCGCTGGTCCCGCTGCAGATCGGCGCGCCGGACGTCGCCTTCCCGCGGCTCAACGCGCTGGCCTACTGGATGTACCTCTTCGGCGGTCTCGTCGCCGCCTTCGGCTTCCTGACCCCCAACGGCGCGGCTTCCTTCGGCTGGTTCGCCTACGCGCCGCTGTCCGACGCCACCTACTCGCCCGGCCTGGGCGGTGACCTGTGGGTCTTCGGTCTCGCGCTCGGTGGTTTCGGCACCATCCTCGGTGCGGTCAACTTCATCACCACGATCCTGTGCATGCGCGCCCCCGGCATGACGATGTTCCGCATGCCGGTCTTCACCTGGACCGTCCTGGTGACCTCGATGCTCGTCATCATGGTCTTCCCGGTCCTGGCGGCCGCGCTCTTCGCGCTGGGGGCCGACCGCAAGTTCGGCGCCCACATCTTCGACCCCGCCAACGGTGGACCCGTGCTGTGGCAGCACCTCTTCTGGTTCTTCGGCCACCCCGAGGTCTACATCATCGCGCTGCCGTTCTTCGGCATCATCAGCGAGGTCATCCCGGTCTTCTCGCGCAAGCCGATCTTCGGCTACAAGACGCTGATCTTCGCGACCGTCGCGATCGCGGCGCTGTCGATGTCCGTGTGGGCCCACCACATGTACGTCACCGGCCAGGTCCTGCTGCCCTTCTTCTCGGTGATGACCATGCTCATCGCCGTCCCGACGGGCGTGAAGTTCTTCAACTGGATCGGCACCATGTGGGGCGGGTCGCTCAGCTTCGACACGCCCATGATCTGGGCCATCGGCTTCATCGTGACCTTCTGCTTCGGCGGCCTCACCGGCGTGATCCTGGCCAGCCCGGCCATGGACTTCCACCTGTCCGACTCCTACTTCGTGGTGGCGCACTTCCACTACACGGTCTTCGGCACGGTCGTCTTCTCGATGTTCGCCGGCCTCTACTTCTGGTGGCCCAAGATCACCGGCAAGATGCTCGACGAGCGGCTCGGCAAGATCCACTTCTGGCTGCTCTTCGTCGGCTTCCACGGCACGTTCCTCATCCAGCACTGGCTCGGCGTCGAGGGCATGCCCCGCCGTTACGCCGACTACCTGCCGGAGGACGGCTTCCAGCTCTACAACCAGATCTCCACGGTCTTCGCGGTGATCCTGTCCCTGTCGATGCTGCCCTTCCTCTACAACGTCTGGATCACCGAGCGCAAGGCGCCCAAGGTGCTCGTCGACGACCCGTGGGGCTACGGCGGTTCGCTGGAGTGGGCGACGTCCTGCCCGCCGCCGCGCCACAACTTCGACAGCATCCCGCGGATCCGCTCCGAGCGCCCGGCCTGGGACCTGCACCACCCGGACTCCGAGGGCACCCACCCGACCGCGGACCCGGCCACCCTGGACCGCCTGGGCTCCCGTCACCGGGCCGAGGGCGCCACCTCCACCACCAGCCAGCGAGAGGACGGCCGCTGA
- a CDS encoding cytochrome c oxidase subunit 4: protein MRTAVKLFAIVGFFFLPVATVYGFVTGWSEPVGVVALYLLVPMMWMTAFYLQATLKRLPGVGPEDNPRGEIADAEGDYGFFAPKSWWPIMLAGAGALLFMGLAVGWWMFFISAALAVIGLIGWVFEFFHGEHAV from the coding sequence ATGCGCACCGCTGTGAAGCTCTTCGCCATCGTCGGGTTCTTCTTCCTGCCCGTGGCGACGGTCTACGGCTTCGTCACCGGCTGGAGCGAGCCCGTCGGGGTCGTGGCGCTCTACCTGCTGGTCCCGATGATGTGGATGACGGCGTTCTACCTGCAGGCGACCCTCAAGCGGCTGCCCGGGGTGGGGCCGGAGGACAACCCGCGCGGCGAGATCGCGGACGCCGAGGGCGACTACGGCTTCTTCGCGCCGAAGTCCTGGTGGCCGATCATGCTGGCCGGCGCCGGCGCGCTGCTCTTCATGGGGCTGGCGGTCGGGTGGTGGATGTTCTTCATCTCCGCCGCTCTCGCCGTCATCGGCTTGATCGGCTGGGTCTTCGAGTTCTTCCACGGTGAGCACGCCGTCTGA
- a CDS encoding L,D-transpeptidase produces the protein MPSNSSAHAAPWGLGLTVALVVAGCSVQAPAARDQGSTATRSAAPAGSSSSAGSSAPADPTPSTATAPTVDFVPAQGAKGVDPAATVSVRSAGGNLAAVTVRDEAGAEVEGRLDGDTWRPARRLRPATSYTVSAEVKGQDGAAKTATSRFTTVRPTTVAKYVLAPMDDVVGVGMPAMVTFSSSVATPQQRAEVEKHLKVTTEPATTGSWGWLSDRRLMWRPESYWKPGTKVTVEAQLAGLQTGEGKWVGRDDSETFTIGRSQISKVDMKTHQMTVVRDGQVVRTIPVTTGKDGFTTRSGTKVIMEKVGHMTMDSATVGIPKGHPEYYKLDTEWNMRVTTTGEFLHAAPWSQWAQGRRNVSHGCTNMSMANASWMFQSSMVGDVVEFTGSDRAFRDGEGITAWQYSYADWTKKSALR, from the coding sequence ATGCCGTCCAACTCGTCTGCCCACGCAGCCCCGTGGGGCCTCGGCCTCACCGTGGCGCTCGTGGTCGCCGGCTGCAGCGTCCAGGCGCCGGCCGCCCGTGACCAGGGGTCGACCGCCACGCGCAGCGCGGCGCCCGCCGGCTCCAGCTCCAGCGCCGGCTCGAGCGCCCCGGCCGACCCCACGCCCTCGACCGCGACGGCCCCGACGGTGGACTTTGTCCCCGCCCAGGGAGCCAAGGGGGTGGACCCGGCCGCCACGGTGAGCGTCCGGTCGGCCGGCGGCAACCTCGCCGCGGTCACGGTCCGGGACGAGGCCGGGGCCGAGGTGGAGGGACGCCTGGACGGCGACACCTGGCGCCCGGCGCGGCGGCTGCGGCCGGCCACGTCCTACACCGTCTCCGCCGAGGTCAAGGGCCAGGACGGCGCGGCGAAGACCGCCACGAGCCGCTTCACGACCGTGCGCCCGACGACGGTGGCGAAGTACGTCCTCGCACCCATGGACGACGTCGTGGGGGTCGGGATGCCGGCCATGGTCACCTTCAGCTCATCGGTGGCCACGCCGCAGCAGCGGGCCGAGGTGGAGAAGCACCTGAAGGTGACGACCGAGCCCGCGACCACCGGGTCCTGGGGCTGGCTGAGCGACCGCCGGCTCATGTGGCGCCCGGAGAGCTACTGGAAGCCGGGGACGAAGGTCACGGTGGAGGCGCAGCTGGCGGGCCTGCAGACCGGCGAGGGCAAGTGGGTCGGCCGTGACGACAGCGAGACCTTCACGATCGGGCGGTCCCAGATCAGCAAGGTCGACATGAAGACCCACCAGATGACCGTCGTGCGCGACGGACAGGTCGTGCGGACCATCCCGGTCACCACGGGCAAGGACGGCTTCACCACCCGGTCGGGGACCAAGGTGATCATGGAGAAGGTCGGTCACATGACCATGGACTCGGCCACGGTAGGCATCCCCAAGGGCCACCCGGAGTACTACAAGCTCGACACCGAGTGGAACATGCGTGTCACCACGACGGGGGAGTTCCTGCACGCCGCGCCGTGGTCGCAGTGGGCGCAGGGCAGGCGCAACGTCTCCCACGGCTGCACCAACATGAGCATGGCCAACGCCAGCTGGATGTTCCAGAGCTCCATGGTCGGGGACGTGGTCGAGTTCACCGGGTCCGACCGCGCCTTTCGCGATGGCGAGGGCATCACCGCGTGGCAGTACTCCTATGCCGACTGGACGAAGAAGAGCGCCTTGCGCTGA